AATGATAATGATAAACTCTACATTTTGTCAATATTCTTTAAAAAACATTTGATAGAAAAAAATAAAAACTTGACAAATAATAGAGTACTATAGTTTAAATGAAATAAGACCTTACATGGGGGTTTACTATGGGTGTAACAATCAAGGATATAGCCAAAAGAGCAGGTGTCAGCTATTCAACCGTATCAAAAGCTTTAAGAAACAGCCCGTTGGTCAAGGAAGATACGAAAAAGAAAATCATCAGTATAGCCAATGAACTGGGCTATCAACCCAATGTTGCTGCACGAAGCCTCGTTTCAAAGAAATCATGGACCGTCGGGGTAGTGTGGCCTACGGTTGAACGTGTTGCGCCATCAACGTTAATCACGAAAATCAATGAAGAATTGGAGAAGCATGCATATACTACTCTTGTTTCCATTAACAAAATTGATACGGCTATCGAAACGTTCCATCGGTTTCAGGTTGATGCAATCCTTGTCTTTTATGATCGAGATGACATTGATATTGAATCTCTGCCTCAGCACTCCAACATCCCTATTTTGTACTATGGAATCGCTGGAAGTTCACCTTTTCCAACTATAGACGTTAACCGAAAAAAAGCCATCCAGCTAGCTGTTAATCATCTTTCCGAATTAGGTCATAAAGATATCGCCTATATAGGTGATCTGGCAGAGCGGGATCTTTTTCAAATCGAAAAAGTTAAGAGTTTTAAAGAGTCCATCCAGCAGCGGGGAATCGAGTTAAGGCAGGATATGATTGCCCAAATTAATGGTTTGGAGTCTCATGATGGTTATCTGGCAGCCAGAAGCATGCTGCAAAAAAAACAAAGGCCAACCGCCCTCATTAGTGCCAGTTATGATTTAACAAGGGGAATTTTACGTGCTGTCAATGAAGCAGGGCTTAATATTCCAAAAGATATCTCTATCGTTTCCTACGACAATATCCCCCAGATGCAAAACCTCGTTGTTCCTGTTACCATTGTCGGAGTGGAATTAACTGATATAACAAAGAAAGTGACAGAAATTTTGCTGCAAATGATTGAATCTAAGGAAGTTCCAAGCGCCATTTATTTAGAACCGGAGCTCGTGGTAAGGAAATCAAGTGCCCCTCCTAAAGACGTCTTGTAATTAGCAGCATGAGTTATATGATTCATGCTGCATTTCCTTTTAAAAAAGTTTAATTGGAGTTGCAATGTTGAAAAAAAAATAAAAATAAGTTATATTCAACTATAACAACGTTGTTATTTGTGATAATTTTAACTTAATAAGGAGATGATGATTTTGAGTCGCTTCCACAGAGCTCGTTATGTTGAAGGCTACCAAGACATTATTCCTGAAGAAGGCATCCTATTGAAATATTTAGCCTTTGGAAAAATCTCACTTAAACAAGGGCAGAATTATTCGAGTCAAACTGGCAATTATGAAACAGTCCTTGTAATAATGACCGGGACGGCAACTATTGTTTCTGAAAATAAGAAATGGGAGCATTTAGGCGGCAGAAATACTGTTTTTGATGGGAAAGGAACAGCAGTCTATGTGCCATGTCAATCCGAATATAAAGTGTATGCGGAATCCGATGTACACATCGCAGTTTGCAAAGCCAAAGCGGAAGAAAAGTTCGAACCTTTTGTCGTTACACCTGACGAGATAGTGATCCATCACCGTGGGAAGGAGACTTGGCAACGGGAAGTTCATGATATTATCGCCGATAACGCTGACGGTCGTGTACAGCGAATTGTCTTGGGGGAAACCTTTAATCATCCAGGACACTGGTCTGGATACCCCCCCCATAAACATGACGGTGAGTTTTTTCCCGAGGAACCTAATTTAGAAGAAGTATATCATTTTCAAGTAAATCCTGAGCAAGGATTCGGTGTACAATTACACTATACCAAAGATGGAAGTATAGATAATGCTTATATTGTACGCCAAGGAGATACCTTTGCCATTGATAAAGGCTACCACCCTGTGGCAGCAGCAGGTGGTTATCAGGTGTATTATCTGTGGTTTATGGCGGGTAATACCGGACGAACATTAAATCCCTATGAAGATGCCGATCATAAATGGCTACATCATAAAAAATAACATTGATCAATTATTTAACTGAATCCATTTCATCCGTTGACCCCAACAGTCTCAAAGAATTTTAGGAATGAAAAAAGGAGTACCTCCCCAAATCTCGAATAAAGTAATTGAGCAATAAAACTCTAGAGATTGGGGGATGACTCCTTATGTTTTGATTTACATCTCAATGTCTATCTTTTATAACTGCTAAAAATTGTTTCATAAACTCAGGCAAGTCTCTCCACGTTTGGCCAGATACCAGATTTCCATCTCTATAAACCAGCTCATTGATAAATTCTGCCCCTGCTTGCTCTACTTCATAACGGCATGTTGGAACAGCAGTCATCTTTCTCTGTGTCAAAAGTTCCTTTAATTCTGGAACCAGGAAAACGATGGCTCCGTGACAAATAACGCCTATAGGTTTATTTTCCCTTAAAAAATGTCCGACAATATGTGGAGTCTCCGGTTTTGTACGAATATGTTCAGGAGCTCTTCCGCCAGGGATCATGAGTGCATCATAATCTTCAGGATTCACGTCGCTAAATTTTTTCTGCGCAGGAACTCGATAGGCTAACCTTTCGGTTGAAATCTCCATAATGCCAGGCTGTCTGTCATGTACAACAGTTTGTACCTCATCTTTGTTTGGTACTGCGACTGTTACCTCAAAACCTTCTTCTCTAAAACGATATAACGGATAAATCACTTCCAGTGTCTCTGCAGCGTCTCCCGTTAAGATGAGAACCTTTTTACTCATCACTATCATCACCTTCCCTTTTGCTTGTTATTTTTAACCTTTTTGATTGTGTTCACAAACTGGCTGGCTAGATCAGTCAGCTGATCGTACGCTTTTTGATTGATGAGATCAGGTTTTAACAGGGCGCCCCCTACACCTACAGCCACAGCCCCGTTTTCAATAAATGCGGGGATGTTGTCCAGGTTCACACCGCCTGTGGGCATGAGCCGGATATGGGGTAGCGGCCCCCGCAGTTCTTTAAAATAACCAGGCCCCAACACAGAGGCTGGGAACACTTTGATCAAATCCGCCCCACTGCGATGGGCCTGAACAATTTCAGTGGGCGTCATGGCTCCCGGAATAGAAATTCTGTTGTGCTTAACAGTTTCTGCTACAACATCGTGGTCATAATGGGGAGAGAATACAAAGTCAACGCCGCAATCAACCGCCTGTTTGGTCTGTTCTACTGTCAGCACTGTGCCCGCTCCAACGAGAACTTTATCTCCAAATCTGCCTTTCAAGCTTTCAATCATCTGTGGAGCATCTTCAGAATCAAAAGTAATTTCAAGGGCTTTGACTCCGCCGTCTACCAGGGCTTGGGCAATGGCCTCCACTTCAGCAGAGGGCGGCCGACGAACAACAACCACAAGACCACTGTCCAACAACTGTCGTAACACCTGTTCTTTTTCCATCCTTATCCTCTCCCTTGTTTAAATATAGACTAAATTTAACGTACAACGTCCTGTCTAGTGCCATTGTCCTCTAGTTTCTGCTGTACCTCAGCCCAATAAGGCAGTCCTTCCACATCACCGCTGACTCCCACCACTATGGCGCCTATCGCATTGCCCAAACGTACAGCCTCTTGGATCGTCCAACCACGAAGCAATCCGCTCATAACCCCTGCGGCAAATCCGTCACCAGCACCGACAGGATCAACGACTTCCTCAACCGTAAAGCCTGGAACGTAACCTTTTTCTTGACTGTTAGTGTAATAGGCACCCTTTGCGCCCAGTTTAACAACAAAAGTTTGCTGTTCATGGGCACGCAGAGCGTCCACAATTTTTTCAGGTTGTGTTTCTCCGGTTATGAGCTGCCCCTCTTCTACGCCGGGTAAAACAATGTCGGCCTGACGAATCAAATCGAGCAGCACAGGCTTGGCTTCTTCTATGGACCATAACTTAAGACGAATGTTGGGGTCAAACACAATTTTGACTCCCTTCGCCTTTGCTACCTCTATCGCTTTATACACAGCTTCCTTGGCCGATTGACTGAGCGCTGGGGTAATCCCAGACAGATGCAGCATTTTGGCCGATCCGATGTACGTTTCATCAAGTTCGTCCGCTCGCAGTAAACTTGCTGCTGAACCTTTGCGGTAATAGTATACATTGATGTTTTTTGGAGTTAATTTTTCCTTAAAAAATACCGCAGTGGGGGCTTGATCTGTATAAATGCACCGACTGGTATCCACCCCTTCCCCTCTGATAAATTTCTCAATGTAACGCCCAAACGGGTCATTACCCAACTTGCTGAACCAGCCCACCTGATGTCCCAATCGCGCCAAACCAATAGCTACATTGGACTCGGCACCGCCAATCTGTTTGTAAAACTGATGGGTATACTCAAGCGGTACTAACCGGTCTGAACTAAATAGCACCATGGTTTCACCGAATGTAGCAACGTCTAATGTCATTACCAGTCCACCTCGATCTTCACTGTCTTCTGCTTGCAGCTGATATTTAGCTTCATTTACTGTAATAAAGTTTATTGTTTCTTATTTTCCGATAATCAGAACGATGTTCCGATAAATTGATAAAAGAAAAAACGCTTACAACGATACATATTATTTTACAGTAATCTATTCTGAAAAATCAAGACACATTGTATCTACAACAGTGGCACAGCCACCCGTATCCGTGTCTTCTGATTTGTCTTTTATTTCTCATGTTTCAGCTAAAAAGTGACAAAATCATCTAGTTTAATAACTGGACCAGCCACGTGGACAACCAAGGGACATAACTAATGATCAAAACATTTATGATCATAACAAGCAAAAACGGGATAATAGCTTTTGTAATTTCAATTAAGCTGATATTGGCAATTTGACATGAAATAAAGAGATTAACGCCTAATGGTGGTGTACACATTCCAATCGCTAAATTAACAATCATAATAATCCCAAAGTGTACAGGATCAATGCCCATATGCATGGCAACAGGCATTAGCAACGGAGCCAATAGAATGATAGATACGGACGTCTCAATAAACATACCGATAAACAACAGTAAAGCATTGATGATTAATAAAAAGATAATTGGCGAATCTGAAATACCGGCAAAAAATGAAGCGGCCATTTGCGGTACACCTTCACGGCTTAGGATCCATCCAAACAAGCCAGCATTAGCAATGATAAACATAATAATGGAAGACATAACAACAGAACGGCTGAGCAGCTGAATGACTTCTTTCCACTTAATTTCCTTGTATACAAATACGCCAACGATGAACGCGTAAGCAACAGCAACGGCCCCTGCCTCAGTGGGTGTAAACACACCACCATAAATACCACCCAAAATGATAACAGGCATAATCAAGGGTAACAAAGCTTCCTTAAACGCTTTTTTACGATCAGCCCAAGTGATATTTGTATCTCCCTTATATCCTCTCTTCTTGGCGATGATATAGACCGTTAAAAGCAATGAGATTCCAATAAATATGCCCGGGATAATTCCGGCAATAAACATGTCCCTAATGGAGGTTTCTGTCGTTACCCCATAAAGGATCATTGGAATGCTAGGAGGAATAATAACCCCTAATTCACCTGATATGGATTGAATCCCACCGGAAAAATTCTTATGATAACCACGTTTAATCATAGCAGGTATCAAGATAGAACCGATAGCCGCCACTGTTGCGGCACTTGAGCCTGATACAGCTGCAAAAAACATGGAAGTCACCACCGCAACAAGCGCCAGTCCTCCCGTCATGTGACCAGTTAACGCATTTGCAAAGTTGATCAGCCTTTGAGATATTCCACCGGCTTCCATTAATGTCCCAGCTAAAATGAAAAAAGGAATGGCCATCAACGGAAACAGATCAACGGAGGTGAACAATCGTTGAGCAACGATAATCAATGGTATAGTTCCGTCCCACCATATGGCGATCGTGGAGGCAAATCCGAGACTGATTGCAACAGGCACACCTATAAAGAAGAGTGCAAACATAGCGATAACCAACAATAAGGCCATTAACTTTCAGCCTCCCCTTCTTCTACCGTATATAATTCAATAATAACAGCGATTCCATTAATGATTAGCAATACAGCCCCAATAGGTATTGCGGCATAAGCAACAGACATCGGCAGTTGCATGGCCGCTGAAACTTGATTATGGACACGCTCCATAACTTCCAAACCTTTGATAAGAACAATAATAAAAAAAACAATTCCAATACCATTAGCAACCGTTTTTATCAATCGTCTAGTGTTCTTGGAAACACTCTCAGCGATCACTTCAATGGCGATTAATTTTTGGTGGCGCAGAGCGACAGCCGCCCCAAAAAACACTGTATAAATCATAAGGAAACGTGCTAATTCTTCTGACCAAGGCAATGGTAATCCTAAGAAAAAACGCGAGAAAACTTGAAAGAAGATAACAACGGACATGATACCCAGAAAAAGACCCATGATGATCGTTAAGTATTTGTTAAATATATCAATGTAGCGTAAAACGACCCGCATAATCTCCTCTCCTTCATCACTTCAGAAGAGAGAGGGGATATTCCCCTCTCAAATATGTGTTATTCAGTCGCTATAATACGATCTAAGATATCACCATATTCATCGGCATATTTTTCGTATACCGGCTGTGCTGCTTCAAAAAATGCCTCAAAATCGTATTCGTCTGCCTGGATGATTTCCATACCATTTTCTTCAGCAATTTTTAGGTACTCTTGCTCCTGTTGATAAATAAATTCGCGTTCAAAGTCACGCATCTCTTCAGCTGCCTTTGTAATGACATCTTGAAGTTCAGGGGAGAAGCTGTCAAATAGATCTTTATTGATAATCAGTGGTGCAGGGCTGTAGAAGTGACCGGTAAGTGTTAAATAATCCTGCACTTCATAGAATTTGTTAGGAATAATAACAGACAATGGGTTTTCTTGAGCATCGACGACCCCTTGCTGCAGGGCTGTAAACAATTCAGTGAATGCCATCGGTGTTGGATCAGCTCCAAATTGACGGAAAGAATCCAAATGGATTTTGTTCTCCATCGTACGAATTTTAACTCCTTTTAAGTCATCAGGTGTTTTAATCGGATGTGTACTGTTTGTAATGTTACGGAATCCATTCTCAGCCCAAACGAGCACTTTTAATCCGGCACTTTCTAACTGTTGGTTAACTTCTTCACCAATTTCTCCGTCAAGAACTTTATAAGCATGTTCACGATCTCTGAAAAGGAATGGGAAATCAAAAGCATTAGATTTAGAAGCAAAATTTCCAACGGGACCGGTTGATGTGAAGACCATATCTACTGTACCAAGTTGCACAGCTTCAATCATTTCACGTTCGCCACCTAACACACCGTTAGGATGAATCTCGATTGTGACTTGGCCATCTGTTGCTTCTTCTACTAGCTCTTTAAATTTCAAGGCCCCTTGATGATAGTGGGAATTTTCTGAATCCGAAGTAGCGTGGCCTAAAGCGATGGTTCTGCTTTCAAAAGTTGGTTTAGTTGCATCATCATTGGTATTTTCACTTTGTTGTTCAGTGGCATCACTTCCGGAAGGTGCTGCTGTTTCGGTATTGCCTCCACACGCTGCTAATACCCCTAAAATCAGCATAAAAACTAGTAACATGCCTAATGCTTTTTTCATCTTTTTCCCCCTCTATTTTTGTTTTTGATATTATCCTGATTTTTTAATTACGGCTTTACTATGCCATCACCTCCTTTATAGCGTCTCTTATATAACATATCTTAAAAAAATTTAAGCGCTTTCAATATTTGAATTTTGAAAGTTTGACAATACAGAATAATATTCTAATAAATAAGGTTATTTATTTTTACTAGAAACAATATCGAGAAGTTATGTTTAAACCTCTGGGTTTAACTTGAGAACTGTTTATCCGCATGTATTTTATTTATATATCTATTATTTTGATTATATTATTTTTTTAGTCAAAATATAATGCTTATGAACTAGATTGTCAAGATAAAGTTGTCATTTTTTATAGTTCCTCTTAAAATGAGTGGAAGCAGGATGGAGAAGTTGCTCCATCCTGCTTCCCAATTTTCTGACTTGATCGTGTGTCATTATAATATGACCTTTGCAAAGTGAGTATTTTCGTTCACAGCAAAGCAGCTAAATTGACATGCGCCGGGGTAAGGCAATTTTTTGCTTTTGCGTCAGCTCAGCATCAACAGTTAACAGATCCATCTTTTCCCAACTCACAAAGGTGTCCTCCCAGATCACATGGCAGGAATGGCTATTCATACCCAATACAACCCCTCGTGCCCCATCCAAAGCAAAGATCACACAGTCACCTATTTTAAACAACCTGTTCACCCCAATCGAAAGACGATCCCATGGCCGCCTTTGGGATATTCCCACTTAATATTTTGATAGGGACAGCCGATGCGGCAGCTGCCGCATTCATGACACCCTTCATAGCCCACATGCATGCGGATCTCTTCCCACTTGTACACATCTGCCGGGCAAAAAATCGTGCAGATTTTGTCCGGACATTTGGTCATACAGATCTCCGGGTCAAGGACATGCAAATGGGATTTGGTGTCCGCATTAAAGCGGACCAGATACTGCTTCTCTTCAATCGTTTGCCCTTTGGCCGTCTCGCCTGCTCCCGCCGAAGACAATTTTTTGGCCGCTTCAGCCATCATTTCATCACCCTCCAGGCCCGGATCACATCCCGGGCAAGTTTCATTTTCTCACCTGCTGAGCCAATATCCCGCCAGATTTTTTTCTGCTTTTCCCATTTGGACAGGCCATCAACGGTAAACATTTGGCTGGCAGCCCGGTTCAACATGGGAATATAGCGTTCGAAATATTGAGGAAATTTATCAAAGTGATGAGTGGCATCTTTATATTTTTTCATGTCCTGTCCCACAAAACTTTCCATCAGCTTGACACGATAATGGTCCAGCATGTTTTCAGAGAAATCATTATACTCTTTGGCCATGATGATGGTCTCCGCAGCTAGGCGTCCAGAGGTCATGGCCAGGTTGGAGCCTTCCCGGTGGATGGCATTGACCAACTGTGCCGCATCCCCGGCAACCAGTACCCCGTGCCCAACCACCTTGGGCATGGAACGGTAGCCTCCCTCAGGGATCAGGTGGGCCAAATATTCCACAGGCTCACTGCCCTGGATGTAGGGGCGGATCATGGGATGATTTTTAACATATTCTAACAACTCGTATGGTTTTATCTTATGTTTGATCAGGCCGGAAAGTAACGTGCCAACGCCTATGCTTAAAGTATCTTTGTTGGTATACAGAAAACCAGTGCCCAAAATGCCCTTGGTGGCATCGCCAAACAGCTCAATGGTGCATCCCTGATTGGGTTCAAGATTAAAGCGGTCCTCGATCACCTTTTTATCCAGTTTTAAAATTTCCATCGTAGCCAGTGCCACTTCATCGGGACGCCACTCTTTATGAAAACCAAGCTGTTTGGCTAAGAGGGAGTTGACTCCGTCTGCCAGCACCACCACATCGGCATACACATCACCGTCGGGGCGGTCCGTTCTGATACCAACCACCCGCCCGTCTTCAACAATACATTCTAAGGCCACTGTTTCACAGACCAGCAAGGCCCCTTGTTCCACCGCTTTTTGGGCGAACCACTGGTCAAATTTGGCTCTCAGCACAGTAAAATTGTTGAATGGTTCCTGCGCCCACTCCAGCCCTTTGTAACTAAAGGTAAGTGCCGATTCTTTATCCATCATCATAAACCGTTGCTCCACAATAGGACGTTCAAGGGGGGCTTCTTTGTAAAACTCAGGGATAATATCTTCCATCATTTTGCGGTATAAGACACCGCCCATCACGTTTTTAGAGCCCGGGTACTCCCCTCTCTCCAAAAGCAAGACGTTCACCCCTGCTTTGGCCAGTTCATAGGCACAAGACGTTCCTGCTGGACCGGCACCCACGACAATGCAATCAAATTTTTCAGGCATGGCGAACCTCCTCTTCTGTTACGGCTGCTTCATTCAGATGAGCCAGGGCTTGCTTAAAGTGTTCGATTAATAAGGGCACGATCTCAAATGCATCTCCCACAATGCCGTAATGACACGCTTGGAAAATAGGCGCATGGGGATCTTTGTTAATAGCAATAATTAATCCCGAATTTTGCATACCGACCAGGTGTTGGATAGCACCGGAGATACCGATGGCAAAATAGATTTTAGGGGTGACCGTCACTCCTGTCTGCCCTACTTGATGATGATGGTCAATCCAGCCTGCTTCCACCACATCCCTACTGGCTCCCACTGCCCCGCCCAGCACATCGGCCAGCTGGTGGATCAACTGAAACCCTTCCTTGCTTTCCAATCCCTTTCCGCCGGCAACAACAATATCTGCTTCGTCAATGCGCACTTTTTTGGTGGTTTCCCGTACAATCTCCAGTACTTTGGTGCGCACATCTTCTTCCCTTAGCCATATACGTTCTTCCACCACTTTGCCTGTACGGCCGGGCTCCCGCTTCAGGGCTTTCATCACTTTAGGACGGACTGTGGCCATTTGGGGGCGGTATTTTTTACACAAGATAGTGGCCATAATATTGCCCCCAAAAGCAGGTCGGCTGGCCAAAAGCAAGCCTGTATCTTCCTCGATGTCCAGCATGGTCGTATCGGCGGTCAGGCCTGTCGGCAAATCAGTGGCTACGGCACTGGCCAAATCTTTGCCGGTAGGAGTCGCTCCGTACAGTATCACTTCGGGTTTATGCTTCTGACAACAGTCCAACAAGGCGTACATATATGGTTCTGTCCGGTAATGCTCAAAAATAGGATCATCGTAAACATAGACCGTATCAGCTCCATACTCAAATACGGTCTGCGACAAATGTTTGACTCTGTTTCCAATTAACACGCCAGCCAGTTCCACCCCCCGTTTGTCGGCTAGTTGTCTTCCTGCGCCCAACAGCTCCAAAGAAACGGGGGCAATCACACCTTCTTGCTCTTCAATATAGACCCAAATCCCTTTGTAATCCTCAAAATTCATTGCACTCCCCCCTTGCCTTGGAACAATTCTTTCTTTTCCAGCACAATGCCAATTAACTGCTTCACCTGCTCTTCCGGTATTCCTTCCAGCAGTTTTCCGCCTTCTGGCTTGGGCGGGGCCCACACTTTGGCCACAATAGTAGGTGATCCTTTCAAGCCTAATTGTTTACGATCTACATCCTCCAGATCGTTCACGGACCAAATATGGGGCTGGTAGCGGGCTGCTTTAATCATGTTGGGTAAAGGTGCAAAGGAAACTTCATTGATCTCTTTTTCAACGGCAAACAAGCAGGGCAGGGTGGATTGTACTACTTCATACCCGTCTTCCAGTTTGCGGTGAACAATAGCGTAGCCTTGTTCCTTGTTGATTTCCACGATTTTTTTCACACTGGTAAGCGGTGGAATATCCAAACGCCGGGCAATGCCTGGCCCCACCTGACCCGTATCCCCGTCAATGGTCATTTTGCCGCAAATGATCAGGTCAATGGGTTTGATTGTGGCTATTTTGTTGAGCGCCTTGGTCAAGGCATAACTGGTGGCCAATGTATCTGCCCCGGCAAAGGCCCGGTCAGAAATCATATAGCCCTCATCTGCGCCCAGTTCAATACACTTCTTGATCGCTTTCACAGCTGGCGGTGGACCCATGGTTAGCACCGATACCGTCCCACCATACCTTTTTTTAAGTCTGACGGCTTCTTCCACCGCATGGGCATCATACGGGTTCAAAATGGCAGGTGCACTGGCCCGGTCCATAGTATTAGTTTTGGGATTCATCTTAATCACTTTTGTGTCCGGAACCTGTTTGATACAGGCCACAACATGCAGCATATCATCACTCTCCTCTCCTCAACGTCTTGTTCTGAATCAAGCTGAATCTCAATTTTATGTTAATTAATAATATTTTAACACATCTAATCATTTTACAAAACCGGGTGAATCAGCGCGGATTGCACTACGTCAAGCTTATTGGTTTAATGGAGGCTAATCCGCACTGTTAAGGAAGTGTACATGAACAACTATAGGGCTAAGGGGAGAAAAACTAACGCATACTGGCGTGGTTTGTTAAGGGGATTAAATTTGCATTTTACTAATCTCTTTGGTAACCCAATTCTGACGATATCTGGGCAGCGGCTTTTTTCATGCTATCGACCACTTCAGGGAGTACCTTGTTACTGAGACGCATTGTAGGACCTGAGATACTAATGGCAGCTACGATGGAACCCGTATTATTGCGCACAGGAACAGCGATACACCGCAATCCAATCTCTAACTCTTCATCATCCATGCCATACCCTAACTCTCTTACGCGTCTAATTTCTTCCAATAATTCATCTGCATTCTTAATTGTATTCTTGGTATGCATAATATAGTTCTGGTTTTGAGCAATCTCCTTAAGCTCCCATTCCGGTTTTTCTGAAACTAAAACCTTTCCCACTGCCGTACAATAAATGGGAGCCCGTTTACTGATTCGAGAATACATGCCGATGGCCAGGTGGCCTTCAATTTTATCAATATAGATGGCTTCTCCACCCTCCAAAATCACTAGGTGGGTACTCTCACCGTATTTATTAGCAATTTTTTGTAAATGGGGATTAGCAATTTTACGGAGATCTAGCGCGTGCAATACTCTGTCGCTCTTTTCCAAAAATTTAAGTCCAAGGCGATACTTTCCTGTTTCTGGATTTTGGGAAATATAACCATGATAAGCAAGGGTACGTAACAAACCATGAACAGTACTTTTGTGCAAATTAAGCGTTTTGCTGATCTCTGTTAATTTTAATTCAGGCTGCTGATCAGTAAATAAATCGAGAATTCGTAATGCCCGGTCAACTGCATTAATGAGTCCTTTTGTTTCTTTCACTTTAAACACCCTCTAACACTAAATAATATCCTTTTACAAGATCAAACAAACTAATGGCATACACATTTACGTCTTCATGTGTCAACTCAGTCAAATCATTTGTTTTACATTATAAAACTATTGTACATCATTTGTGAATTAGGAACAACCCAAAGTAAAAATCATTCCTAAATTACCAGTACGTCATATCCGATGTGAAAAAAGAGCCTCTCCGCGAACCCAATTCACGAAGAGGTCTTAAGAAGAGATGTCCTAGCTTTACCCTTGATTAATGATCATTCTAACGACAAATGGAAACAGTTTTAATGGAAGTGTAAAATTCAATGGCAGCACGCCCTTGTTCACGGGAATGTGAACTGGATTCCTTCATGCCGCCAAATGGCGCTTGGGGC
The Caldalkalibacillus uzonensis genome window above contains:
- a CDS encoding ferredoxin family protein; amino-acid sequence: MAEAAKKLSSAGAGETAKGQTIEEKQYLVRFNADTKSHLHVLDPEICMTKCPDKICTIFCPADVYKWEEIRMHVGYEGCHECGSCRIGCPYQNIKWEYPKGGHGIVFRLG
- a CDS encoding FAD-dependent oxidoreductase; translation: MPEKFDCIVVGAGPAGTSCAYELAKAGVNVLLLERGEYPGSKNVMGGVLYRKMMEDIIPEFYKEAPLERPIVEQRFMMMDKESALTFSYKGLEWAQEPFNNFTVLRAKFDQWFAQKAVEQGALLVCETVALECIVEDGRVVGIRTDRPDGDVYADVVVLADGVNSLLAKQLGFHKEWRPDEVALATMEILKLDKKVIEDRFNLEPNQGCTIELFGDATKGILGTGFLYTNKDTLSIGVGTLLSGLIKHKIKPYELLEYVKNHPMIRPYIQGSEPVEYLAHLIPEGGYRSMPKVVGHGVLVAGDAAQLVNAIHREGSNLAMTSGRLAAETIIMAKEYNDFSENMLDHYRVKLMESFVGQDMKKYKDATHHFDKFPQYFERYIPMLNRAASQMFTVDGLSKWEKQKKIWRDIGSAGEKMKLARDVIRAWRVMK
- a CDS encoding electron transfer flavoprotein subunit beta/FixA family protein, with the protein product MLHVVACIKQVPDTKVIKMNPKTNTMDRASAPAILNPYDAHAVEEAVRLKKRYGGTVSVLTMGPPPAVKAIKKCIELGADEGYMISDRAFAGADTLATSYALTKALNKIATIKPIDLIICGKMTIDGDTGQVGPGIARRLDIPPLTSVKKIVEINKEQGYAIVHRKLEDGYEVVQSTLPCLFAVEKEINEVSFAPLPNMIKAARYQPHIWSVNDLEDVDRKQLGLKGSPTIVAKVWAPPKPEGGKLLEGIPEEQVKQLIGIVLEKKELFQGKGGVQ
- a CDS encoding IclR family transcriptional regulator produces the protein MKETKGLINAVDRALRILDLFTDQQPELKLTEISKTLNLHKSTVHGLLRTLAYHGYISQNPETGKYRLGLKFLEKSDRVLHALDLRKIANPHLQKIANKYGESTHLVILEGGEAIYIDKIEGHLAIGMYSRISKRAPIYCTAVGKVLVSEKPEWELKEIAQNQNYIMHTKNTIKNADELLEEIRRVRELGYGMDDEELEIGLRCIAVPVRNNTGSIVAAISISGPTMRLSNKVLPEVVDSMKKAAAQISSELGYQRD
- a CDS encoding electron transfer flavoprotein subunit alpha/FixB family protein; translation: MNFEDYKGIWVYIEEQEGVIAPVSLELLGAGRQLADKRGVELAGVLIGNRVKHLSQTVFEYGADTVYVYDDPIFEHYRTEPYMYALLDCCQKHKPEVILYGATPTGKDLASAVATDLPTGLTADTTMLDIEEDTGLLLASRPAFGGNIMATILCKKYRPQMATVRPKVMKALKREPGRTGKVVEERIWLREEDVRTKVLEIVRETTKKVRIDEADIVVAGGKGLESKEGFQLIHQLADVLGGAVGASRDVVEAGWIDHHHQVGQTGVTVTPKIYFAIGISGAIQHLVGMQNSGLIIAINKDPHAPIFQACHYGIVGDAFEIVPLLIEHFKQALAHLNEAAVTEEEVRHA